GAGAAGCCGGTGATCGCGGCCCTCAACGGTTTTGCCCTGGGAGGAGGCCTGGAACTGGCCGTGTCTTGCCATTTCAGGATCATGGCGGACGCCCCCAAGGCCAAGCTCGGACTGACCGAGTTGAATCTGGGGATCATCCCGGGCTGGGGCGGGACCCAGCGTCTGCCCCGTCTCGTGGGCCGGGCAAAGGCCCTGGATATGATTCTGTTCAGCAAGACACTGAATGCCCGGGAGGCCCTTGAAATCGGGTTGGTGAACCAGGTGTCGACGCCGGAAAAACTGATGGATGATGCCCTGGAATTGGCTCTAAGACTGGCGGAACGACCCCCCATCGCAGTCGGTTGCGTGCTCAAGGCCATGTCGGCCGGTGATTACGAAGGACTTGAGAGGGGCCTCGAGGTGGAGTCCGAGGGGAGCGCCAGGGTCCGTAACACAAAAGACCGTATGGAAGGATTCCAGGCCTTTCTGGAGAAGCGAAAGCCTTTGTTTACCGGGGAGTAAAGATCTTTGATCCGAGATTGTTCATCTGTGGCCTTAACAGGGAAGAAGATGAACGCAAAAGGGTGCCGAATGAAAGAAATCCGGGTAGGTTTCCCATCGCAGGATCTGAATATAGAGGGTTTGGTCAGCGAAATTCACGGCCGGTACGGGGTGGTTGTGACCCATCCCCATCCCCTGTACGGCGGGTCCATGGACAACACCGTGGTTGAATCGATGGTGCGGGCTTATGGAAAAAAGGGGTATGCCACACTTCGG
Above is a window of Deltaproteobacteria bacterium DNA encoding:
- a CDS encoding enoyl-CoA hydratase/isomerase family protein yields the protein MSYQNIILENRDAIRIITVDHPPANTWDLVTIESFEQAMNAVENDPDARVIILTGAGDSCFSAGFDVKDAANAALIGPKARALWTRIDRFEKPVIAALNGFALGGGLELAVSCHFRIMADAPKAKLGLTELNLGIIPGWGGTQRLPRLVGRAKALDMILFSKTLNAREALEIGLVNQVSTPEKLMDDALELALRLAERPPIAVGCVLKAMSAGDYEGLERGLEVESEGSARVRNTKDRMEGFQAFLEKRKPLFTGE